Proteins encoded in a region of the Saccharothrix ecbatanensis genome:
- a CDS encoding spermidine synthase, which yields MGRIRKADETISREVDSGIAELVPDPDVPRAWMLRLNGTPQSHVDLDDPTHLEFEYLRRLGHVADLVAPGSDPIRVLHLGGGALTLPRYIATTRPRSTQQVVEIDAALIDLVRGVLPLDRNWRLRIRNGDARAVMAKAPEAAFDLVVTDVFAGARTPAHLTSVEFVALASRTLRPDGVYAANIGDGGKLAFAKAQAATVRAVFPHVCVLAEPGVFRGRRFGNFVIVASHAELPVAALTRLTAGDPFPGRVEHDDSLIRFIGGAPPTTDETATQSPSPPKGTWGLPDE from the coding sequence GTGGGACGGATCCGGAAAGCCGACGAGACCATCAGCCGGGAGGTCGACTCGGGCATCGCGGAACTGGTCCCCGACCCGGACGTGCCGAGGGCGTGGATGCTGCGCCTGAACGGCACGCCGCAGTCCCACGTCGACCTGGACGACCCGACGCACCTGGAGTTCGAGTACCTGCGCCGGCTCGGCCACGTCGCCGACCTGGTCGCGCCGGGCAGCGACCCGATCCGGGTGCTGCACCTGGGCGGCGGCGCGCTCACCCTCCCCCGGTACATCGCCACCACCCGGCCGCGGTCCACCCAGCAGGTCGTGGAGATCGACGCGGCGTTGATCGACCTGGTCCGGGGCGTCCTCCCGCTGGACCGGAACTGGCGGCTGCGCATCCGCAACGGTGACGCGCGGGCGGTCATGGCCAAGGCCCCCGAGGCCGCGTTCGACCTGGTCGTGACGGATGTGTTCGCCGGCGCCCGGACGCCCGCGCACCTGACGTCGGTCGAGTTCGTGGCGCTGGCGTCGCGCACCCTGCGCCCGGACGGCGTCTACGCGGCGAACATCGGCGACGGCGGCAAGCTGGCGTTCGCCAAGGCCCAGGCCGCCACCGTCCGCGCCGTGTTCCCGCACGTGTGCGTGCTGGCGGAGCCGGGCGTGTTCCGGGGCAGGCGGTTCGGCAACTTCGTCATCGTCGCGTCACACGCGGAGCTGCCGGTCGCGGCCCTCACCAGGCTCACGGCGGGTGACCCGTTCCCCGGACGCGTCGAACACGACGACTCCCTGATCCGGTTCATCGGCGGGGCGCCACCGACCACGGACGAAACGGCCACGCAGTCGCCGTCGCCGCCCAAGGGCACCTGGGGCCTGCCCGACGAGTGA
- the hisS gene encoding histidine--tRNA ligase has product MPDYFPPTSASFLAVRDTLIESARRAGYGYVELPVFEDTALFARGVGESTDVVSKEMYTFTDRGNRSITLRPEGTAGVMRAVIEHGLDRGQLPVKLAYAGQFFRAEQPQAGRYRQFHQVGIEAVGVDDPALDAEVIAVADAGFRALGLTGFRLELTSLGDATCRPQYREKLQDFLAALPLDEETRRRAELNPLRVLDDKRPEVRELVADAPLMVDNLSAESLAHYEQVKAYLNDLGVKFVENPRMVRGLDYYTKTTFEFVHDGLGAQSGIGGGGRYDGLMEQLGGQPLSGVGFGLGVDRALLACQVEGVSPGDETRCDVYGVPLGEAAKSRLVALSAPLRASGVRFDLSYGGKGLKGAMKAADRSGARFALVLGERDIEAGVVQLKELASGDQRAVPLADVVISVLEALGR; this is encoded by the coding sequence GTGCCCGACTACTTCCCGCCGACCTCCGCGTCGTTCCTGGCGGTCCGCGACACGCTGATCGAGTCCGCGCGCCGGGCCGGCTACGGCTACGTCGAGCTGCCCGTCTTCGAGGACACCGCGCTGTTCGCGCGTGGCGTCGGCGAGTCGACCGACGTGGTCAGCAAGGAGATGTACACGTTCACCGACCGCGGCAACCGGTCGATCACGCTGCGGCCCGAGGGCACGGCGGGCGTGATGCGCGCGGTGATCGAGCACGGGCTCGACCGGGGGCAGCTGCCGGTGAAGCTCGCGTACGCGGGGCAGTTCTTCCGCGCCGAGCAGCCCCAGGCCGGGCGGTACCGGCAGTTCCACCAGGTCGGCATCGAGGCCGTCGGCGTGGACGACCCGGCGTTGGACGCGGAGGTCATCGCGGTCGCCGACGCGGGGTTCCGGGCGTTGGGGCTGACCGGGTTCCGGCTGGAGCTGACGTCGCTGGGCGACGCCACGTGCCGTCCGCAGTACCGGGAGAAGTTGCAGGACTTCCTGGCCGCGCTGCCGTTGGACGAGGAGACGCGCCGGCGGGCCGAGCTGAACCCGTTGCGGGTGCTGGACGACAAGCGGCCCGAGGTGCGGGAGCTGGTCGCGGACGCGCCGCTGATGGTGGACAACCTGTCGGCCGAGTCGCTGGCGCACTACGAGCAGGTCAAGGCCTACCTGAACGACCTGGGCGTGAAGTTCGTGGAGAACCCGCGGATGGTGCGCGGCCTGGACTACTACACGAAGACGACGTTCGAGTTCGTGCACGACGGGTTGGGCGCGCAGTCCGGCATCGGCGGCGGCGGGCGGTACGACGGGTTGATGGAGCAGCTGGGCGGGCAGCCGCTGTCCGGCGTCGGGTTCGGGCTCGGCGTGGACCGGGCGCTGCTGGCGTGCCAGGTCGAGGGCGTGTCGCCGGGTGACGAGACGCGCTGCGACGTGTACGGCGTGCCGTTGGGCGAGGCGGCGAAGTCGCGGCTGGTGGCGTTGTCCGCGCCGCTGCGTGCGTCCGGCGTGCGGTTCGACCTTTCGTATGGCGGCAAGGGGCTCAAGGGCGCGATGAAGGCCGCAGACCGGTCCGGCGCGCGGTTCGCGCTGGTGCTGGGCGAGCGTGACATCGAGGCCGGTGTCGTGCAGCTGAAGGAGTTGGCGTCGGGCGATCAGCGTGCCGTGCCGTTGGCGGACGTGGTGATCTCGGTGCTGGAGGCGTTGGGCCGGTGA
- a CDS encoding RelA/SpoT family protein encodes MSQDTEPAQTSQPVPARPPSATRRVRARLARRITAQRAAPVKQVLEPLATVHRDLHPKADLALLQHAYDVAEEKHRPQRRKSGDPYITHPLAVATILAELGMDTTTLVAALLHDTVEDTDYSLDQLRVDFGNEVALLVDGVTKLDKVKLGAAAEAETIRKMVIAMAKDPRVLVIKLADRLHNMRTMRFLPPEKQARKARETLEVLAPLAHRLGMATVKWELEDLAFAILQPKKYDEIVRLVANRAPSRDTYLGGVITELTQQLEGARITAKVEGRPKHYYSIHQKMIVRGRDFDDIHDLVGVRIQVDEVRDCYAAMGVVHALWQPMPGRFKDYIAQPRFGVYQSLHTTVIGPDGKPLEVQIRTYDMHRTAEYGIAAHWRYKETRGTHTGKGVEVDEMAWMRQLLDWQREAADPGEFLESLRFDLAAREIFVFTPKGDVVTLPTGSTPVDFAYAVHTEVGHRCIGARVNGRLVALERKLENGEVIEIFTSKAEGAGPSRDWLSFAASPRAKAKIKQWFAKERKEEAIEVGKDAIAKEVRRVGLPLQRLVSADSMGALSKELHYPDVSALYAAVGEGHTSGRHVVQRLVAQLGGVEHAEEELAERSTPSTVTRRRVTGDAGVIVKDASDVWVKLARCCTPVPGDDILGFVTRGGGVSVHRTDCTNADELLRTPERLLDVEWAPSSSSVFLVAIQVEALDRHRLLSDVTKVLADEKVNILSASVTTSRDRVAVSRFSFEMGDPKHLGHVLKAVRSVEGVYDVYRVTSAS; translated from the coding sequence TTGAGCCAGGACACCGAACCCGCCCAGACGTCGCAGCCCGTGCCCGCACGGCCGCCGTCGGCGACGAGGCGCGTGCGCGCCCGGCTGGCACGTCGGATCACCGCCCAGCGCGCGGCGCCGGTCAAGCAGGTGCTCGAACCGCTGGCCACCGTCCACCGCGACCTGCACCCCAAGGCGGACCTGGCGCTGCTCCAGCACGCCTACGACGTGGCGGAGGAGAAGCACCGGCCGCAGCGGCGGAAGTCCGGCGACCCGTACATCACGCACCCGCTCGCGGTGGCGACGATCCTGGCCGAGCTGGGCATGGACACGACCACGCTGGTCGCGGCCCTGCTGCACGACACGGTCGAGGACACGGACTACTCGCTGGACCAGCTGCGGGTCGACTTCGGCAACGAGGTCGCGCTCCTGGTCGACGGCGTGACCAAGCTCGACAAGGTCAAACTGGGCGCGGCGGCCGAGGCCGAGACGATCCGCAAGATGGTCATCGCGATGGCCAAGGACCCCCGGGTGCTGGTCATCAAGCTGGCCGACCGGCTGCACAACATGCGCACCATGCGGTTCCTCCCGCCGGAGAAGCAGGCCCGCAAGGCCCGCGAAACCCTCGAGGTCCTCGCGCCGCTCGCGCACCGCCTCGGCATGGCGACGGTGAAGTGGGAGCTGGAGGACCTGGCGTTCGCCATCCTCCAGCCGAAGAAGTACGACGAGATCGTGCGCCTGGTGGCCAACCGCGCGCCGTCCCGCGACACGTACCTGGGCGGCGTCATCACGGAGCTGACCCAGCAGCTGGAGGGCGCCCGGATCACCGCCAAGGTGGAGGGCCGGCCCAAGCACTACTACTCGATCCACCAGAAGATGATCGTGCGCGGTCGGGATTTCGACGACATCCACGACCTGGTGGGCGTGCGGATCCAGGTGGACGAGGTCCGCGACTGCTACGCGGCCATGGGCGTGGTGCACGCGCTCTGGCAGCCCATGCCCGGCCGGTTCAAGGACTACATCGCGCAGCCCCGGTTCGGCGTGTACCAGTCGTTGCACACGACGGTCATCGGGCCGGACGGCAAGCCGCTGGAAGTGCAGATCCGGACGTACGACATGCACCGGACCGCCGAGTACGGCATCGCGGCGCACTGGCGGTACAAGGAGACGCGCGGCACGCACACCGGCAAGGGCGTCGAGGTCGACGAGATGGCCTGGATGCGGCAGCTGCTGGACTGGCAGCGCGAGGCGGCCGACCCGGGCGAGTTCCTGGAGTCGCTGCGGTTCGACCTGGCGGCGCGGGAGATCTTCGTCTTCACGCCGAAGGGCGACGTCGTCACCCTGCCCACGGGCTCCACGCCGGTCGACTTCGCGTACGCCGTGCACACCGAGGTCGGCCACCGGTGCATCGGCGCCCGCGTGAACGGGCGGCTCGTCGCGCTCGAGCGGAAGCTGGAGAACGGCGAGGTCATCGAGATCTTCACCTCGAAGGCCGAGGGCGCGGGCCCGTCCCGCGACTGGCTGTCGTTCGCGGCGTCCCCGCGGGCCAAGGCGAAGATCAAGCAGTGGTTCGCGAAGGAGCGCAAGGAAGAGGCCATCGAGGTCGGCAAGGACGCCATCGCCAAGGAGGTCCGCCGCGTCGGGCTGCCCCTCCAGCGACTCGTCTCGGCCGACTCCATGGGCGCCTTGTCGAAGGAACTGCACTACCCCGACGTGTCCGCGCTGTACGCGGCCGTGGGGGAGGGGCACACCTCCGGGCGGCACGTGGTCCAGCGGTTGGTGGCGCAGCTCGGCGGTGTCGAGCACGCCGAGGAGGAGCTGGCCGAGCGGTCCACGCCGTCCACCGTCACCAGGCGGCGGGTCACCGGTGACGCCGGTGTCATCGTCAAGGACGCGTCCGACGTGTGGGTCAAACTGGCCCGCTGCTGCACGCCCGTGCCCGGTGACGACATCCTCGGTTTCGTCACGCGCGGCGGTGGGGTGTCCGTGCACCGGACCGACTGCACCAACGCGGACGAGCTGCTGAGGACGCCCGAGCGGTTGCTGGACGTCGAGTGGGCGCCGTCGTCGTCATCGGTGTTCCTGGTGGCGATCCAGGTGGAGGCGCTCGACCGGCACCGGCTGCTGTCGGACGTGACGAAGGTGCTGGCGGACGAGAAGGTCAACATCCTGTCCGCGTCGGTGACCACGTCGCGGGACCGGGTGGCGGTGTCGCGGTTCTCCTTCGAGATGGGCGACCCGAAGCACCTCGGCCACGTGCTGAAGGCCGTGCGGAGCGTCGAGGGCGTCTACGACGTGTACCGGGTGACGTCGGCGTCGTAG
- a CDS encoding AfsR/SARP family transcriptional regulator, whose amino-acid sequence MRFEALGAVGLVRDGGERVEVPSLKRRQVLALLLLHANEWVRADRIVDVLWDGVPPRSAAANVKTYVSNLRRLADDAVRIANGANGYRLGVARDEFDVLLFEDRVAKGRAAWHEGRVRDAVDLSRAALELWRGEPFAELTGAEVEAVRARLGDQRLAAHEHLARALMTSGRHDEAVAVLRPVVAEHPFLEHPRGLLMTALHQTGRSAEALEVYDDARRVLDRELGLRPGAELRRLQAAILNHDPDLDVTRPPSAPRVAQLPAAPSVFAGRERELDALTDAVDSGTRVGGAVVISAIRGAGGIGKTWLALRWAHRNLDRFPDGQLFVDLRGFSPDGPPMDPTAAVRGFLETLGVEPGRVPVEPHAQAALFRSLVAHKRLLVVLDNAADTAQVVPLLPGGDACTVLVTSRDRLPGLITGHGAHHLSLDALTDAEARALLTGRLGVERVAAEEPAVADLVRLCGGFPLALSIVAARARMEPGTPLATIATEVRDSGLDALDEDDPAASLPAVLSWSYRALTAEQAAVFGLLALAPGPDVGLSAAVALTALSRAMTEQVLDALEDASLISRDAGRYRMHDLIRRYAADTVRGARDSAEASRRVVDHYLRTAHATVALLDPHRPTVQLDLHLPTVPLDPHRPTVQLDPAAPGSAAEPLPDAAAALAWLDAEHACLLAAQRVAADEGRHRAAWLFAWSLSTFHTRRGHRHDRLTACRAGLAAAEHLDDHAAQLLANRLLGDAYADLGRRDEAEEHLHRALGLALRHGDHAEAAHTHRALAWSWEQWGDDRRAFDHAAEALAAYQKADHPVGEALALNAVGWCAARLGDFERAREHCLAALDRFRRHGSLNGEADALDSLGYIDHHSGRHADAVRHYERALSVLRGLGNTYEEANTLANIGHPHVALGRPDRARAAWSEALELYRAQDREEDAEDVRRRLDALDAPGVEGVGPPAQ is encoded by the coding sequence GTGCGGTTCGAGGCGTTGGGTGCCGTCGGTCTGGTGCGGGACGGCGGCGAGCGGGTGGAAGTGCCGTCGCTGAAGCGGCGACAGGTGCTGGCCCTGCTCCTGTTGCACGCCAACGAATGGGTGCGCGCCGACCGGATCGTCGACGTGCTGTGGGACGGCGTGCCGCCGCGTTCCGCCGCCGCCAACGTCAAGACGTACGTGTCGAACCTGCGCCGGCTGGCGGACGACGCGGTGCGGATCGCCAACGGCGCCAACGGTTACCGGCTCGGTGTGGCCCGCGACGAGTTCGACGTGCTCCTGTTCGAGGACCGGGTCGCGAAGGGCCGCGCCGCCTGGCACGAGGGGCGGGTCCGGGACGCGGTCGACCTGTCGCGCGCGGCGCTGGAGCTGTGGCGCGGCGAGCCGTTCGCGGAGCTGACCGGCGCGGAGGTCGAGGCGGTCCGGGCGCGGCTGGGTGACCAGCGGCTCGCGGCGCACGAACACCTCGCGCGGGCGCTGATGACGTCGGGACGCCACGACGAGGCCGTCGCCGTGCTGCGGCCGGTCGTCGCGGAGCACCCGTTCCTGGAGCACCCGCGCGGGCTGCTGATGACGGCCCTGCACCAGACCGGGCGGTCGGCGGAGGCGCTGGAGGTCTACGACGACGCCCGGCGCGTGCTCGACCGGGAACTGGGGCTGCGGCCCGGCGCCGAGTTGCGCCGCCTGCAAGCCGCGATCCTCAACCACGACCCCGACCTGGACGTGACCCGACCGCCGTCCGCGCCGCGCGTCGCGCAGCTCCCGGCCGCGCCGTCCGTGTTCGCCGGACGGGAGCGGGAGCTCGACGCGCTGACCGACGCCGTCGACTCCGGCACGCGGGTCGGCGGCGCCGTGGTGATCTCCGCGATCCGCGGCGCGGGCGGCATCGGCAAGACGTGGCTCGCCCTGCGCTGGGCGCACCGCAACCTGGACCGCTTCCCCGACGGCCAGCTGTTCGTCGACCTGCGCGGGTTCAGCCCGGACGGGCCGCCGATGGACCCCACCGCGGCCGTGCGGGGCTTCCTCGAAACCCTGGGGGTCGAGCCCGGCCGCGTGCCGGTCGAGCCGCACGCGCAGGCCGCGCTGTTCCGCAGCCTCGTGGCGCACAAGCGGCTGCTGGTGGTGCTCGACAACGCCGCCGACACCGCGCAGGTCGTGCCGCTGCTGCCCGGCGGCGACGCGTGCACGGTGCTGGTCACCAGCCGGGACCGGCTGCCCGGCCTGATCACCGGGCACGGCGCCCACCACCTGTCGTTGGACGCGCTGACCGACGCCGAAGCCCGCGCCCTGCTCACCGGCCGACTCGGCGTCGAACGGGTCGCGGCGGAGGAACCGGCCGTGGCCGACCTCGTGCGGCTGTGCGGCGGATTCCCGCTCGCGTTGAGCATCGTCGCCGCCCGCGCCCGCATGGAGCCGGGGACACCGCTCGCCACCATCGCCACCGAAGTGCGCGACAGCGGGCTCGACGCGCTCGACGAGGACGACCCGGCCGCCAGCCTGCCCGCCGTGCTGTCGTGGTCCTACCGGGCGCTCACGGCGGAGCAGGCGGCGGTGTTCGGCCTGCTGGCCCTGGCGCCCGGCCCGGACGTCGGGCTGTCCGCCGCGGTCGCGCTCACCGCCCTGTCCCGGGCGATGACCGAGCAGGTGCTGGACGCGCTCGAAGACGCCTCGTTGATCAGCCGCGACGCGGGTCGCTACCGCATGCACGACCTGATCCGCCGTTACGCGGCCGACACGGTCCGCGGCGCGCGCGACTCGGCGGAGGCGTCCCGCCGGGTGGTCGACCACTACCTGCGCACCGCGCACGCCACGGTCGCGCTGCTCGACCCGCACCGCCCGACCGTCCAGCTCGACCTGCACCTCCCGACCGTCCCTCTCGACCCGCACCGTCCGACCGTCCAGCTCGACCCGGCCGCACCGGGCAGTGCCGCCGAACCGCTCCCGGACGCCGCGGCGGCACTGGCGTGGCTGGACGCGGAGCACGCGTGCCTGCTCGCCGCCCAGCGGGTTGCCGCCGACGAGGGCCGCCACCGGGCCGCGTGGCTGTTCGCCTGGTCGCTCAGCACCTTCCACACCCGACGCGGGCACCGGCACGACCGGCTCACCGCGTGCCGCGCCGGGCTGGCCGCCGCCGAACACCTCGACGACCACGCCGCGCAGCTGCTCGCCAACCGGCTCCTCGGCGACGCGTACGCCGACCTGGGCCGGCGGGACGAGGCGGAAGAGCACCTGCACCGCGCCCTGGGCCTGGCGCTGCGGCACGGCGACCACGCCGAGGCGGCGCACACCCACCGGGCGCTCGCGTGGTCGTGGGAGCAGTGGGGCGACGACCGGCGGGCGTTCGACCACGCGGCGGAAGCCCTCGCCGCATACCAGAAGGCCGACCACCCTGTCGGCGAGGCGTTGGCGCTCAACGCCGTCGGCTGGTGCGCGGCCCGGCTCGGCGACTTCGAACGGGCGCGCGAGCACTGCCTGGCCGCGCTCGACCGGTTCCGCCGCCACGGCAGCCTCAACGGTGAGGCGGACGCCCTGGACAGCCTCGGGTACATCGACCACCACAGCGGACGGCACGCCGACGCCGTGCGGCACTACGAGCGTGCGCTCTCCGTGCTGCGGGGCCTCGGGAACACCTACGAGGAGGCCAACACCCTGGCCAACATCGGCCACCCGCACGTCGCGCTCGGCAGGCCGGACCGAGCCCGTGCCGCGTGGTCCGAGGCGTTGGAGCTGTACCGGGCACAGGACCGCGAAGAGGACGCCGAGGACGTGCGCCGACGGCTGGACGCCCTCGACGCGCCGGGCGTCGAAGGCGTCGGTCCGCCGGCTCAGTAG
- a CDS encoding reprolysin-like metallopeptidase: MRRRLAALVAVVFAVVPIGPAVGSAAAMPDRTAPDRTTPDRTTATVMSTQRNADGTVTQTTYTPAAGVAPADLARKLTANGVPGVALVDGTADVSAQVAACAYGTSRTWPTGTTCFSRWSYNGWARPQMYFRDRSNSLWPVGRAVTKWNETSGIDSHYRTFASGCPSTTVHCVIVYNAAYGKTGEWEDVVGLTRRSLNSAQTYTTGAYIALNESYGGTEAQRWNTACHEIGHVLGLDHNTSTASCLYTYRTSQRYPHADDFTLLERYY, encoded by the coding sequence ATGCGCAGACGGCTCGCGGCCCTGGTGGCCGTGGTGTTCGCGGTGGTCCCGATCGGACCCGCTGTCGGGTCGGCGGCGGCGATGCCCGACCGGACGGCACCCGACCGGACAACGCCCGACCGGACGACGGCCACCGTGATGTCGACCCAGCGGAACGCGGACGGGACGGTCACCCAGACGACGTACACGCCGGCCGCGGGCGTGGCGCCGGCCGACCTGGCCCGGAAGCTGACCGCGAACGGCGTGCCGGGGGTCGCGCTGGTTGACGGCACGGCTGACGTGTCCGCCCAGGTCGCGGCCTGTGCCTACGGGACGTCCAGGACGTGGCCGACGGGCACGACGTGCTTCTCGCGGTGGTCCTACAACGGCTGGGCGAGGCCGCAGATGTACTTCCGCGACCGCTCCAACAGCCTGTGGCCGGTGGGTCGCGCGGTGACGAAGTGGAACGAGACCTCGGGCATCGACTCGCACTACCGCACGTTCGCCTCGGGCTGTCCCAGCACGACTGTCCACTGCGTGATCGTCTACAACGCGGCCTACGGCAAGACCGGCGAGTGGGAGGACGTCGTCGGCTTGACCAGGCGCAGCCTGAACTCCGCGCAGACCTACACCACCGGCGCGTACATCGCGCTGAACGAGTCGTACGGCGGCACGGAGGCACAGCGCTGGAACACCGCGTGCCACGAGATCGGACACGTGCTCGGCCTCGACCACAACACCTCGACGGCCAGTTGCCTGTACACGTACAGGACGTCGCAGCGGTATCCGCACGCCGACGACTTCACCCTGCTGGAGCGCTACTACTGA
- a CDS encoding MBL fold metallo-hydrolase: MLVIGFPTGALQANCFVLATGAGEACVVVDPGQDAAEPIAEALREHRLSPVAVLLTHGHFDHSFSVAPVCDGNDIPAWIHPDDRELLSDPLKGISAESRSFFGGNLEMREPREVRELADGAELDLAGLRLTVDHTPGHTGGSVMFRAGTEEGGRLVLSGDTLFAGSIGRTDLPGGNHREMLTSLRTKVLTLADDTVVLPGHGPTTTIGRERAGNPFLLGLGSPDAPAAPHRGL, from the coding sequence GTGCTGGTGATCGGGTTCCCGACCGGCGCCCTCCAGGCCAACTGCTTCGTGTTGGCGACGGGCGCGGGCGAGGCCTGCGTGGTGGTCGATCCGGGCCAGGACGCGGCCGAGCCGATCGCCGAGGCGCTGCGCGAGCACCGGCTGTCCCCGGTCGCCGTGCTGCTCACGCACGGGCACTTCGACCACTCGTTCTCCGTCGCGCCCGTCTGCGACGGCAACGACATACCGGCGTGGATCCACCCCGACGACCGCGAACTGCTGTCCGATCCGCTCAAGGGCATCAGCGCCGAGTCGCGGTCCTTCTTCGGCGGCAACCTGGAGATGCGGGAGCCGCGCGAGGTGCGCGAACTGGCCGACGGCGCCGAGCTGGACCTGGCGGGTCTCCGGCTGACCGTCGACCACACACCGGGCCATACCGGCGGGTCGGTGATGTTCCGCGCCGGCACGGAAGAGGGCGGACGGCTCGTGCTGTCCGGCGACACCCTCTTCGCCGGCTCCATCGGACGCACCGACCTGCCGGGCGGGAACCACCGCGAGATGCTGACGTCGCTGCGCACCAAGGTGCTGACGTTGGCCGACGACACGGTGGTGCTGCCCGGCCACGGGCCCACGACGACCATCGGCCGCGAGCGCGCGGGCAACCCGTTCCTGCTGGGACTGGGCTCACCCGACGCGCCGGCCGCACCGCACCGAGGACTGTAG
- a CDS encoding peptidylprolyl isomerase has product MPTNVQRREQAKRKLERQLVRRAERAKRRRVLAVVATAVTVVVVAGGVYFLATTDFTNNDTGDDAAAASTTPAQNDAPASIPTELHPAVKRTAPLPAQVACEYPAGAEPASKEVKAPEAGQVSAEGTVGATLSTSIGDLKLTLDRTLAPCTVNSFVSLIEQGFYNETTCHRLTTSGIQVLQCGDPSATGSGGPGYSFKDEVWPELTYGRGLLAMANSGPDTNGSQFFIVYGDGKNLEPKYTVFGTVDEEGLKLVDEVAKAGTDSGQGDGKPNKAVDIKTAAVVK; this is encoded by the coding sequence GTGCCGACCAACGTGCAGCGCCGCGAGCAGGCCAAGCGGAAGCTGGAACGCCAGCTCGTCCGCAGGGCTGAGCGCGCGAAGCGGCGCCGGGTGCTCGCTGTAGTCGCGACCGCCGTCACCGTCGTCGTCGTAGCGGGTGGTGTGTACTTCCTCGCCACGACCGACTTCACCAACAACGACACCGGGGACGACGCCGCCGCGGCCTCGACCACTCCGGCGCAGAACGACGCCCCGGCGTCCATCCCGACCGAGCTGCACCCGGCGGTCAAGCGCACCGCGCCGCTCCCGGCCCAGGTGGCCTGCGAGTACCCGGCCGGAGCCGAGCCCGCCAGCAAGGAAGTCAAGGCCCCCGAGGCGGGGCAGGTGTCCGCTGAGGGCACTGTGGGCGCCACGCTCTCCACCTCGATCGGCGACCTCAAGCTGACCCTGGACCGCACGCTGGCGCCGTGCACGGTGAACAGCTTCGTCAGCCTGATCGAGCAGGGTTTCTACAACGAGACCACCTGCCACCGCCTGACCACGTCGGGCATCCAGGTCCTCCAGTGCGGTGACCCGAGCGCCACCGGCAGCGGCGGCCCCGGTTACAGCTTCAAGGACGAGGTGTGGCCGGAGCTGACCTACGGCCGCGGCCTGCTCGCCATGGCGAACTCGGGTCCGGACACGAACGGCAGCCAGTTCTTCATCGTCTACGGCGACGGCAAGAATCTCGAACCGAAGTACACCGTGTTCGGCACGGTGGACGAGGAGGGCCTGAAACTCGTCGACGAGGTCGCCAAGGCCGGCACGGACAGCGGCCAGGGCGACGGCAAACCGAACAAGGCGGTCGACATCAAGACGGCGGCCGTCGTCAAGTGA
- a CDS encoding DUF1304 domain-containing protein produces MRVRYPSVQIAADVLTALVAAIHLYIVVLEMFLWTTPRGRATFGTTEEFAAESKVMAANQGLYNGFLAAGLIFALIAPGTTGFAFAVFFLICVIVAGLYGAATVSRRILVVQAVPAAIALVLVLLAH; encoded by the coding sequence ATGCGAGTACGTTACCCATCCGTGCAGATCGCCGCTGATGTCCTCACCGCGCTCGTCGCGGCCATCCACCTCTACATCGTCGTGCTGGAGATGTTCCTCTGGACCACTCCGCGAGGCCGCGCGACGTTCGGCACGACGGAGGAGTTCGCCGCCGAGTCCAAGGTCATGGCCGCCAACCAGGGCCTTTACAACGGCTTCCTGGCGGCCGGTCTGATCTTCGCGTTGATCGCGCCCGGCACGACGGGGTTCGCGTTCGCGGTGTTCTTCCTGATCTGCGTGATCGTGGCGGGCCTGTACGGCGCGGCGACGGTCAGTCGTCGGATTCTGGTCGTGCAGGCCGTGCCCGCCGCGATCGCGTTGGTGCTGGTCCTGCTGGCCCACTAG